One window of the Mytilus galloprovincialis chromosome 14, xbMytGall1.hap1.1, whole genome shotgun sequence genome contains the following:
- the LOC143058746 gene encoding complement C1q-like protein 4 — MILLIVLAGVFGLAMSQGGDIPAVAFSAGLTRPLNLTHSETVNFDRIFTNIGSGYDSNSGRFRCPQSGIYVFQFHALSKQDKTVWLQLYHNYHYVVSVYGHTANDYSAGGNSVAIHISKGDEVYVMAVDSKNGAKTYMYGATDEVYCTFSGYLISPVFEEYPVVG, encoded by the exons ATGATACTACTTATTGTTCTAGCTGGAGTGTTCGGTCTGGCAATGTCTCAGg GAGGTGATATACCAGCTGTGGCATTTTCTGCTGGACTAACTCGTCCATTAAACTTGACTCATTCCGAAACAGTTAATTTTGACAGAATATTCACCAACATCGGTTCTGGGTATGACAGCAATTCCGGCCGATTTAGATGTCCTCAAAGTGGTATCTATGTTTTCCAGTTCCACGCCCTTTCTAAGCAG GACAAAACAGTTTGGCTTCAGTTGTACCATAATTATCATTATGTTGTATCTGTATACGGACATACTGCCAATGACTACTCAGCCGGTGGAAACTCAGTCGCCATTCATATATCTAAAG GTGATGAAGTTTACGTTATGGCTGTAGACTCTAAAAATGGCGCCAAAACGTACATGTATGGAGCAACCGATGAAGTGTACTGTACATTCTCTGGTTACCTAATTTCACCCGTGTTTGAAGAATACCCAGTAGTTGGTTGA
- the LOC143058745 gene encoding cerebellin-2-like isoform X2 — translation MLRFSALIALILVLHYTDAVFPLIPGDHVIPHHMLRVAHTNKFVAFSAGLTQLATLYASHNDTVPYDRVFLNMGGGYNNTNGIFTSPRTGTYVFMYYALAQQNKQLQLDLYRNDDYIVGSYAHVTSDYGSVSNSVILGLDEKDTVHIKAHTDDYLYGQPDEIYTSFTGFLLVPDEGRTQHGSHGQGSLG, via the exons atgtTAAGATTTTCCGCTTTAATAGCCTTGATTTTAGTGCTACACTATACTGATGCAGTTTTTCCTTTAATTCCAGGAGATCATG taattCCACATCACATGCTTCGAGTTGCACACACTAACAAGTTCGTGGCATTCTCAGCAGGTTTGACACAACTCGCGACACTCTATGCCTCCCACAATGATACAGTTCCATACGATAGAGTCTTCCTTAACATGGGAGGGGGCTACAACAACACAAATGGAATATTTACCAGTCCAAGAACTGGTACCTACGTTTTTATGTACTATGCCTTAGCTCAACAGAACAAACAACTGCAGCTGGATTTGTACAGAAATGATGACTATATTGTTGGTTCTTATGCTCACGTTACGTCTGATTATGGCAGCGTCAGTAATTCTGTCATTCTAGGTCTGGATGAAA AGGACACAGTTCACATCAAGGCCCACACAGACGATTACTTGTACGGTCAGCCTGATGAGATTTATACATCGTTTACTGGTTTCCTGTTGGTACCAGACGAGGGCAGAACACAGCACGGATCACATGGACAAGGTTCACTAGGATAA
- the LOC143058745 gene encoding cerebellin-2-like isoform X1: protein MLRFSALIALILVLHYTDAVFPLIPGDHVIPHHMLRVAHTNKFVAFSAGLTQLATLYASHNDTVPYDRVFLNMGGGYNNTNGIFTSPRTGTYVFMYYALAQQNKQLQLDLYRNDDYIVGSYAHVTSDYGSVSNSVILGLDEKDTVHIKAHTDDYLYGQPDEIYTSFTGFLLVPDEGRTQHGSHGQAPGQGVFLTPSPNKK from the exons atgtTAAGATTTTCCGCTTTAATAGCCTTGATTTTAGTGCTACACTATACTGATGCAGTTTTTCCTTTAATTCCAGGAGATCATG taattCCACATCACATGCTTCGAGTTGCACACACTAACAAGTTCGTGGCATTCTCAGCAGGTTTGACACAACTCGCGACACTCTATGCCTCCCACAATGATACAGTTCCATACGATAGAGTCTTCCTTAACATGGGAGGGGGCTACAACAACACAAATGGAATATTTACCAGTCCAAGAACTGGTACCTACGTTTTTATGTACTATGCCTTAGCTCAACAGAACAAACAACTGCAGCTGGATTTGTACAGAAATGATGACTATATTGTTGGTTCTTATGCTCACGTTACGTCTGATTATGGCAGCGTCAGTAATTCTGTCATTCTAGGTCTGGATGAAA AGGACACAGTTCACATCAAGGCCCACACAGACGATTACTTGTACGGTCAGCCTGATGAGATTTATACATCGTTTACTGGTTTCCTGTTGGTACCAGACGAGGGCAGAACACAGCACGGATCACATGGACAAG